Proteins from a genomic interval of Lolium perenne isolate Kyuss_39 chromosome 1, Kyuss_2.0, whole genome shotgun sequence:
- the LOC127329370 gene encoding uncharacterized protein, translating into MDTMDTMDTSDGAAAAAGLDEADAAFFSHSRHRCCCFSAPWQSSSSSSYARRADGEWWHQVGDGGARAGRRRWWRRGVDALMKVREWSELVAGPRWKTFIRRFRRGHHRHAGAGAGRKLNYALNFDEGACSPEDGGAEYPDFSARFAASPGSVRTSMALGARDHAGVWRG; encoded by the coding sequence ATGGACACCATGGACACCATGGACACCAgcgacggcgccgccgccgcggcgggGCTGGACGAGGCCGACGCGGCCTTCTTCTCCCACAGCCGCCACCGCTGCTGCTGCTTCTCCGCGCCCtggcagtcctcctcctcctcctcgtacgcCCGCCGCGCGGACGGGGAGTGGTGGCACCAGGTCGGGGACGGCGGGGCGAGGGCGGggaggcggcggtggtggcggcgcggcgtggaCGCGCTCATGAAGGTGCGGGAGTGGTCGGAGCTCGTCGCCGGCCCGCGCTGGAAGACCTTCATCCGCCGCTTCCGCCGCGGCCACCACCgccacgccggcgccggcgccgggcgGAAGCTCAACTACGCCCTCAACTTCGACGAGGGCGCCTGCAGCCCGGAGGACGGCGGCGCCGAGTACCCCGACTTCTCCGCCCGCTTCGCCGCGTCGCCGGGCTCCGTCAGGACATCCATGGCCCTCGGCGCCCGCGACCATGCCGGCGTGTGGAGAGGATAA